A genomic region of Pelodiscus sinensis isolate JC-2024 chromosome 1, ASM4963464v1, whole genome shotgun sequence contains the following coding sequences:
- the LOC102445774 gene encoding prostaglandin-E(2) 9-reductase-like isoform X1: MDFQNAMSMVMNDGHRIPVVGFGTYAPDTVPKSRCEEAVKVAIEVGYRHIDGAYFYENEEEVGRAIREKIADGTVKREDIFYTGKLWSTFNAPEMVQSALEKSLKTLQFDYIDLYIIHTPLSLKPGDDLLPVDGNGKLIFDNVDLCATWEAMEACKDAGLVKSIGVSNFNRRQLEMILNKPGLKYKPVCNQVECHPYLNQGKLLEFCKSKNIVLVAFSALGSHREEKWVVQSMPVLLEDPVLNRLAKKYNQSPALVVLRYQLQRGVVVLAKSFTRKHIEDNIKVFDFHLTEEDMKAIDSLNQNLRYDLCAQNGFSLRRQTALRQQPQAVERN; this comes from the exons GTTCCAAAAAGTAGGTGTGAAGAGGCTGTAAAAGTGGCTATTGAAGTTGGCTATCGCCATATAGATGGTGCCTATTTCTATGAGAATGAGGAGGAGGTTGGTCGAGCCATTCGAGAGAAGATTGCAGATGGAACGGTCAAAAGAGAGGACATATTTTACACAGGGAAA CTTTGGAGCACTTTTAATGCTCCAGAGATGGTCCAATCAGCTCTGGAAAAGTCACTGAAGACACTGCAATTTGACTACATTGATCTGTACATTATTCACACACCCCTCTCTTTAaag ccTGGAGATGATTTACTCCCAGTGGATGGAAATGGAAAATTGATTTTTGACAACGTAGACCTGTGTGCCACTTGGGAG GCCATGGAGGCATGTAAAGATGCAGGCTTGGTGAAGTCAATTGGGGTGTCCAACTTCAACCGCAGACAGCTGGAAATGATCCTGAACAAACCCGGGCTCAAGTACAAACCTGTTTGCAACCAG GTTGAATGTCACCCTTACCTAAACCAAGGGAAATTGCTGGAGTTCTGCAAATCCAAAAATATTGTTCTGGTGGCATTTAGTGCCTTGGGATCTCACAGGGAGGAGAAATG GGTAGTTCAAAGTATGCCAGTTCTGTTGGAGGATCCAGTCCTGAACAGGCTGGCCAAAAAATACAACCAAAGCCCAGCACTAGTAGTCTTGCGCTACCAGCTGCAGCGTGGTGTGGTGGTTCTTGCCAAGAGCTTCACCAGAAAGCATATTGAAGACAACATCAAG GTGTTTGACTTCCATTTGACAGAGGAGGACATGAAAGCCATTGATAGCCTGAACCAGAACCTTCGCTATGACCTATGTGCACA aaacgGCTTCTCTCTGAGGAGACAAACGGCGCTCCGCCAGCAACCacaggcggttgagaggaactga
- the LOC102445774 gene encoding prostaglandin-E(2) 9-reductase-like isoform X2 has product MDFQNAMSMVMNDGHRIPVVGFGTYAPDTVPKSRCEEAVKVAIEVGYRHIDGAYFYENEEEVGRAIREKIADGTVKREDIFYTGKLWSTFNAPEMVQSALEKSLKTLQFDYIDLYIIHTPLSLKPGDDLLPVDGNGKLIFDNVDLCATWEAMEACKDAGLVKSIGVSNFNRRQLEMILNKPGLKYKPVCNQVECHPYLNQGKLLEFCKSKNIVLVAFSALGSHREEKWVVQSMPVLLEDPVLNRLAKKYNQSPALVVLRYQLQRGVVVLAKSFTRKHIEDNIKVFDFHLTEEDMKAIDSLNQNLRYDLCAHFLDHPEYPFNDDY; this is encoded by the exons GTTCCAAAAAGTAGGTGTGAAGAGGCTGTAAAAGTGGCTATTGAAGTTGGCTATCGCCATATAGATGGTGCCTATTTCTATGAGAATGAGGAGGAGGTTGGTCGAGCCATTCGAGAGAAGATTGCAGATGGAACGGTCAAAAGAGAGGACATATTTTACACAGGGAAA CTTTGGAGCACTTTTAATGCTCCAGAGATGGTCCAATCAGCTCTGGAAAAGTCACTGAAGACACTGCAATTTGACTACATTGATCTGTACATTATTCACACACCCCTCTCTTTAaag ccTGGAGATGATTTACTCCCAGTGGATGGAAATGGAAAATTGATTTTTGACAACGTAGACCTGTGTGCCACTTGGGAG GCCATGGAGGCATGTAAAGATGCAGGCTTGGTGAAGTCAATTGGGGTGTCCAACTTCAACCGCAGACAGCTGGAAATGATCCTGAACAAACCCGGGCTCAAGTACAAACCTGTTTGCAACCAG GTTGAATGTCACCCTTACCTAAACCAAGGGAAATTGCTGGAGTTCTGCAAATCCAAAAATATTGTTCTGGTGGCATTTAGTGCCTTGGGATCTCACAGGGAGGAGAAATG GGTAGTTCAAAGTATGCCAGTTCTGTTGGAGGATCCAGTCCTGAACAGGCTGGCCAAAAAATACAACCAAAGCCCAGCACTAGTAGTCTTGCGCTACCAGCTGCAGCGTGGTGTGGTGGTTCTTGCCAAGAGCTTCACCAGAAAGCATATTGAAGACAACATCAAG GTGTTTGACTTCCATTTGACAGAGGAGGACATGAAAGCCATTGATAGCCTGAACCAGAACCTTCGCTATGACCTATGTGCACA CTTTTTGGACCATCCTGAGTATCCATTTAATGATGACTATTAA